TTGCTTTATTTTCGATCTGATAAATGAAATTAcagtttttatcaaaaaaataaatttacagaTATTATAACAGAAAAAAATTAatgactttgaatttatttttttattgacttAAAATTAGCGATCGATTTTGCAatcgatatttttataaaaaaatttgaaatatttagcGACtgattttgcaatcaattttgttaataaaaaatattttaataaaattagcaatcaattttgtgattgatattttgatttaaaaaatttaaaaataattagcgatcaattttatgatcgattttgttaataaaaatattttaataaaattagcgatcaattttatgatcaatattttgattaaaaatatttataagtaaTTACAATCAATTTTgagatcaattttttaataaaaaatattttaataaaattaatgatcaattttatgatcgatattttgattaaaaaaatttataagtaatTAACGATCGATTTTGTGatgaattttattaataaaaaatattttaataaaattagcaatcaattttatgatcgatattttaatttaaaaatttaaaaataattagtgattgattttatgaatgattttataaataaaaaatattttaataaaattaatgattgattttatgattgatattttaatttaaaattttagcaataattagcaattttatgattgattttgtcaataaaacatattttaataaaattactaaatatgtcataaaattttaaatatctttttATCGATCACCAAATCGAtcgtaaaattttaattaatttttttattgtttgatcactaaattgatcacaaaatattGTGACTGAAAAAATCAGTCACAAAATATTTGCGACCAGAGTTTTTGCAACCAACTTTAATCGACcacaaaatcgatcataaaaaatattaacgacTGATTTTTGCTATTTAGCAATCGATTTTTTGATCGTTAAATCCTTATTTTTTTATAGTGCATGTAGTCCAAGCTTCTCTTCTGAAGCTTGGAATTTGAACTAAGGTGGAATCCAAAGCTTGGCCCAATAATCTATTATTGATACTAGATGTAACCTACATTTCACGATGTGGTTTAACatgaatcaaagaaaaaaaaatacaaaatattttttaacatataaattttttatacaatataatatataatatttttataaactaATGAACTTATCTTCATATTAATCTTTATCTACCATAATCTCTTCATTTAAATTGGACATATGAATGCCAaagaaatttattagaatttactGAATTAAGTTCCATAacaaaatatgaattaaaataattgaagcaataaactataatatttgaaattaaattatctctgaaagaataaaaaaataggaAGAGACTAATAATTATGGCATGCTACTAGGTGGTTCTCGACGATTTTCTAAAAGGTATTTCTTAAAAAAGTTCCATATCAATCTACTTttcagaagttgaaataatagatTCTTGTCAAATATGAGATGAAAAAGGTTTAAAGCCAGAATTTTTTGACAAACTATCAAGTCAagattcatttttttaaaatacgTTAGTGATTTTGAAATTATACATGCTATCATTGAAGCTTTGTGAATCAAATATAATCTGAAACATGTAAATATCattaaggatatttttgataacaTTGATAGACTAAATCTATCATATTTTATGTCCATAGCAAAATTAAGTATTAGGACACTAATTAGTTACGGAGCTAATTtctcaaaaattataaaaatcactGCATTAGTTTTATCTTTAGCAATACATCTTAATTTATACCTTGAGATAATGGAcacattaaaattattttataataaaaaataatatatttatttttagtaaaTAAAATATAGTGTTAAAAAGATATATTGCAAGTTTATCATGATACAGGAGACTGATCTTTTTTACCACATCGATTACATCAAAGAGTATCACCATAAATTTTTACTACAACCTTGCAAATATAACATACTTTATACCACTAACCATAGGaagtatcaattaattttaaatttatcagacatataaattttatctcttaaaaataattaaataatttaaaattttttgtatatgcAAATTGTTGGACATAATGAAATATTATTCCATATCTGAAATATCATCAACCAAACACTTAACCAACCCCTAGTTAAAGAAACAATATATCCAAACTCAattccaaaaaataaataaactttgtATTTTAATCCAACCTTAGCCActaatttttcgagctccatctACAACACAAGCTAATCTGGCCCAATATGTCTTGAGTCGACCTAAGCTCATAGgtagattatttattattaactattaaatcttaaaatcaatcagtaaatataattcataattttaaatttatttttttaattatcaattttttaaaccaaatagaaattatgtatatattaaaattttatacaaccAAAATATCAACTTTATTTATGTTGATCTTTAGATATTTTTCCAACCTTATGTaagaaatttatatatattatcctaaaattaatcttaaaaaactttttaaaaaaattaatgaattagTATCATCCAATTAATATaatcaactttattttttttaatcttctaatattttttttatttgtatatAATCCAGATATTTTATATGTTTGGTCATAAATTCTTAAAGTCcatctaaaaaatcaaaaatatcatgTTAAAAATACAACACATGAGCCCAAAATATAATGGGCCAATTCCGCATCTAATGTTGCAATGAGCTTAACATATCCAAGCCATCCCGAACTCTAATAGAATTTATTTAGCAATACACTGCTAAGTTTGAGgtggatttaaaatttattaaaattcatttgaatttgaaatggaTTTGAGATTTACACTTGAATACCCATGATCCAAATCCaattttacacacacacacacacacacgtgcgTGTGCGTGTGCATACATACAAACTCTAGATCTTTGGTTAGCTTAACCATCTTGATCAATAGAGCAcacttcatatttatttttaaatattttgattgatcACATATTTATATTCTTTAAATTCTTATATATCACTCCCAACACAAAATCCTTGCCTTCATCTAAACCTCTCTATCTGGCCATCCCAAGCCTCCTACCTGATTCAAGACTTATCAGATTGGAGAAAGGTAAGTGATTCGTAATTGTCTAAACTTCCCTATTCGGCCACACTAATCGAGTCTTTCTCTATTCAGCCACCCCGACTGAGCCTCCCACCTGATTGAGACTCCTGATCAGAAAggataaagcaaaaaaaaaaactatgaaaagcatagaaaaaatcaacaaaaataaaaaaagatgaaaaatttaagAGGCAAGACCTTTTCTCAcgtagattgattttttttttcttcgcttcttttttttttttcatttctttttcttgtACGGAGATTTGACGGAAGGAAAGCATCGATAACAATGGAAAAGAATGCAGAAACCTAAGACTCGGGGAGCAAAGTACATGATGCCAACCACCATGGCACAGGCCAATGGGAAGGTGACAACGAGGAGAGTGGGGAAAGTTGGGCGTCTGCAAGGGCTCGGAAAGAATTCGaagcggaaaaaaaaaaaaaaaaaaaaaacacagctTGGGAAGGATTCAAAGGCAGAAAAAAAAAGTACCTCATGGATTCAACTTTAAGGTAATATATAGATTTTCATATTGCTATGACTCGGTAATCTAGCGTGGAAAGATAAATACCAACTCTTggtggtatttttttatttttttttaatatatatatatatatatatatatatatatatatatatatatatatatatatatatatatatatataatcggcTATTTTATCATCTCTCTCATCCACCTTTTCTAGCAAATataataatctaatataaaatttattttcccaCGCCATATAGTGAAGCCTTTGGGAAAAGCTTTTTCTGTATTGTTGGCTCCATGGTCAGTAGCAATTGTATATCggcctaaaattttttagaaatcagATTACCAAGGAACTTTTAGGTCTGTAGCAATTGTAAAATTATGCAAGATGTCTCAGAAAAGTAGGCGAAAACATTTACaccattttcatcaaaaaaaaccaAAAATGACACCATTTCTTCAGACAAGCATTTGTGTTGCCTAATTACCTATCCATCAAGTTTTCATAAGACTCTTCAAATCGATCTCGTCCCCCCCGTGGCCGAGCTTCCAATCCCGAATGGATTTCTTTGTTAGACATTTTACCAAACGGAGGATTTCTTTCCAGACTTCGTCACAGACTGTTCCGTCTTCATGAGTTGCTCATCGTGAggcgagcaataagcaataacgCCCACACGTCCGCACGCCGAAAACCGAAAAGATCCTTGATCCCAATaatataaataaagaaaaaaagggggaaaaatttTTCCAGAGATCAAAACTTGTATTCTCGAGATCAAGGTCCAAAACAGACACTACAGTACCCTTAATTCCAAACAAAAATTTACCATCCTATCTTAATCCAGAGTTGCATCTACGAAGACTACAACAAGAAATTAATCACAGTATTGACATTCATAGCACGACCTGATGATGCAATAAAAGAAAACAAAGCAGTAGAAATCAACATGAACAGGCCATGGGTGGGAGGTATCCCTTGAACTCCTCGTTGGCCGGCGGTGGCGGCCGCTTGAACACCGAGCTGTAGAAGAGCAAGAAACCCACGGCATGACCCAAAATCACGGCGATCAGCACGCCGACGTTGAAGGACATGACGGCGAGCATGACCACGTACGCGAGCCCGACGCGGAGCGCGTGCATGGCCGTCAGAGCCAGCCCGGCCACCACACGGCTCCACCGAGGGCTGATCACCCGGCCGTGGTTGAACCACTCGAGGAGGACTGCGAGGACGAAGACGACGATGAGCGCAAGGGCGTACATGCCCCCCCTGTTGCCCGGCCAGCCGGAGAAGAGGATCTGGGCGTTCTTGCCCCAGAAGAAAGTCATATGCATGTCGCccatcccggctcctcccatgtcGCCCATGCCTTGTCCCATATCGCCCATAGGCGCCATACCATGTCCCATGTCGCCCATCCCATGGTCCATGGCGGAAGATTATGGCAGGGCTACAAGAACACGGGGTTGCAGTTCGTTGTCTACTGTTGCGGGGGTATAAATtaagggagggaggagaggaggcgatCAGGTGTTGTACTTTCTTGGCAGGACGGTACGAAACACAGAGGGCCGGCATTGGTACTACACAGCCGAAAGAACGGACTTGGAAGGGTGTGCTGGAATTAGGGATGCGAGTCCCTATCGCCGTCTATCCCGGAAACGGAGGACTCTTGCTATTTTAGACATGCGATGCACCGAATCAAGATTTTCTGATTCACACCCGACCGGTATCATCTCTCCGCCAACCACGCGACGTGATTGCCGAATAATAGGAAGACCGTGCGAGAGGTCCCATTTCCAAAATGGACAAAAACGGCAgcgatttctatttttttaaaataaattaagttTTTGCAAATAGTTCCTTAAATATTTGtacattattttttatatatttttattcatcCCGTAAATTTTGTAGCTCATTACCTACATATCCCTGATATTAACTACATAAGAATAAAATATTCTACCTTTATTCTGCCAACATTATTAATTTCATgtcttttagataattttgcttcTAGCCCTCAAACAAAACTGATGCCTTGACCCATGTCCATGCACCATAGCCTTCTTGTCAGCCAAGTCCTGATCGAGAA
Above is a genomic segment from Elaeis guineensis isolate ETL-2024a chromosome 1, EG11, whole genome shotgun sequence containing:
- the LOC105039018 gene encoding copper transporter 6-like, encoding MDHGMGDMGHGMAPMGDMGQGMGDMGGAGMGDMHMTFFWGKNAQILFSGWPGNRGGMYALALIVVFVLAVLLEWFNHGRVISPRWSRVVAGLALTAMHALRVGLAYVVMLAVMSFNVGVLIAVILGHAVGFLLFYSSVFKRPPPPANEEFKGYLPPMACSC